In Fusobacterium perfoetens, one genomic interval encodes:
- the accC gene encoding acetyl-CoA carboxylase biotin carboxylase subunit translates to MKKILIANRGEIAVRIIRAAKELGIKTVAVYSEADKESLHVKLADEAVCIGPASVGESYLKIPNIIAAAEITEADAIHPGYGFLSENARFAKICRIHNLIYIGPSHECIKNMGDKATARQTAIDNNVPVTNGTGIITNIEDAKKEIAERIGYPVMIKATAGGGGKGMRIARNDKELERNVVAAQNEAEAAFNNPDVFVEKYVENPKHIEIQILGDKHGNVIHLGERNCSIQRRHQKLIEESPSFGLPEEVRKEMGEAAVRLAKAIGYDSAGTLEFLVDDKNNFYFMEMNTRIQVEHTVTEAVTGIDIIKLQIALAEGDILNISQEDVILDGHAIECRINAEDTENGFLPSPGKITKYIAPGGIGVRIDSHSYQGYEISPYYDSMIGKIITFGMDREEAITRMERALSEYVIEGVDTTIPFHLQVLKNKNYRKGNVTTAFIEKEFGL, encoded by the coding sequence TATAAAAACAGTTGCAGTATATTCTGAAGCAGATAAAGAAAGCCTTCATGTTAAACTGGCTGATGAAGCTGTATGTATTGGTCCTGCAAGTGTGGGAGAATCATATTTAAAAATACCTAATATCATAGCTGCTGCTGAAATAACTGAAGCAGACGCTATACATCCAGGATATGGATTCCTATCTGAAAATGCCCGTTTTGCAAAAATATGCAGAATTCACAATCTTATCTATATAGGGCCAAGTCATGAATGTATTAAAAATATGGGAGACAAAGCCACTGCAAGACAAACTGCAATAGATAATAATGTCCCTGTAACAAATGGAACTGGTATTATCACAAATATTGAGGATGCTAAAAAAGAAATTGCAGAGAGAATAGGATATCCTGTTATGATAAAAGCTACTGCTGGTGGAGGCGGTAAAGGTATGAGAATTGCCAGAAACGACAAAGAACTTGAAAGAAATGTCGTTGCTGCTCAAAACGAAGCTGAAGCTGCTTTTAATAATCCTGATGTTTTCGTTGAAAAATATGTTGAAAATCCTAAACATATAGAAATTCAAATTCTTGGAGATAAACATGGAAATGTTATTCATCTTGGAGAAAGAAACTGTTCTATACAAAGAAGACATCAAAAGCTTATAGAAGAATCACCTTCATTTGGACTTCCTGAAGAAGTAAGAAAAGAAATGGGTGAAGCTGCTGTAAGACTTGCAAAAGCTATAGGATATGATTCTGCAGGAACGCTAGAATTTCTTGTAGATGATAAAAATAATTTCTATTTTATGGAAATGAATACAAGAATTCAGGTTGAACATACTGTTACTGAAGCTGTAACTGGAATTGATATTATAAAACTTCAAATTGCTCTTGCTGAAGGAGATATTCTTAATATTTCACAAGAAGATGTAATTCTTGATGGACATGCTATAGAATGCAGAATAAATGCTGAAGATACTGAAAATGGTTTCCTTCCTTCTCCTGGAAAAATTACTAAATATATAGCTCCAGGTGGAATAGGAGTAAGAATAGATTCACATTCTTATCAAGGTTATGAAATTTCTCCATATTATGATTCAATGATCGGTAAAATAATTACATTTGGTATGGACAGAGAAGAGGCTATTACAAGAATGGAAAGAGCTCTTTCTGAATATGTTATAGAAGGAGTTGACACAACAATTCCTTTCCATCTTCAAGTCCTTAAAAATAAAAATTATAGAAAAGGAAATGTAACAACTGCTTTTATTGAGAAAGAATTTGGGTTATAA